A section of the Oryza sativa Japonica Group chromosome 1, ASM3414082v1 genome encodes:
- the LOC4327493 gene encoding 2,3-bisphosphoglycerate-independent phosphoglycerate mutase isoform X2 has translation MASSGFSWTLPDHPKLPKGKTVALVVLDGWGEANADKYNCIHVAQTPVMDSLKNGAPERWRLVKAHGTAVGLPSEDDMGNSEVGHNALGAGRIFAQGAKLVDLALASGKIYDGEGFNYIKECFDKGTLHLIGLLSDGGVHSRLDQVQLLLKGASERGAKRIRVHILTDGRDVLDGSSVGFVETLESDLSQLRDKGIDARIASGGGRMYVTMDRYENDWDVVKRGWDAQVLGEAPYKFQNAVEAVKTLRAETKASDQYLPPFVIVDESGKSVGPVVDGDAVVTFNFRADRMVMLAKALEYADFDKFDRVRVPKIRYAGMLQYDGELKLPSHYLVSPPEIERTSGEYLVKNGVRTFACSETVKFGHVTFFWNGNRSGYFDETKEEYVEIPSDIGITFNVKPNMKALEIAEKARDAILSGKFDQVRVNLPNGDMVGHTGDIEATVVACKAADEAVKIILDAIEQVGGIYLVTADHGNAEDMVKRNKSGQPLLDKNGGIQILTSHTLQPVPVAIGGPGLHPGVKFRSDIQTPGLANVAATVMNFHGFEAPADYEPTLIEVVDN, from the exons ATGGCGAGCTCCGGTTTCTCATGGACGCTGCCCGACCACCCCAAGCTCCCCAAGGGGAAGACGGTAGCCCTCGTCGTGCTTGACGGATGGGGCGAGGCCAACGCCGACAAGTACAACTGCATCCATGTCGCCCAGACGCCCGTCATGGATTCGCTCAAGAAT GGTGCTCCCGAGAGGTGGAGATTAGTGAAGGCTCATGGAACAGCTGTTGGTCTTCCTAGCGAAGATGACATGGGCAACAGCGAAGTGGGTCACAATGCTCTTGGTGCTGGTCGCATTTTTGCTCAGGG TGCTAAGCTTGTGGACCTTGCTCTTGCCTCTGGGAAAATTTATGATGGAGAGGGGTTCAATTACATCAAAGAATGTTTTGACAAGGGTACCCTGCACCTTATTGGTTTGTTGAGTGATGGAGGCGTTCACTCCCGTCTTGATCAAGTGCAG CTGCTTCTGAAAGGTGCCAGTGAGAGGGGAGCAAAAAGAATTCGTGTTCACATTCTTACTGATGGACGCGATGTTTTGGATGGCAGCAGTGTTGGTTTTGTAGAGACACTAGAGAGTGATCTTTCTCAGCTTCGTGACAAGGGTATTGATGCACGGATTGCATCTGGTGGTGGAAGGATGTATGTTACCATGGACCGCTATGAG AATGACTGGGATGTGGTCAAACGTGGGTGGGATGCCCAGGTGCTTGGCGAAGCACCCTACAAATTCCAAAATGCAGTCGAAGCAGTGAAAACTCTAAGAGCAGAGACCAAGGCTAGTGATCAGTATTTGCCTCCATTTGTGATCGTGGATGAGAGTGGCAAATCTGTTGGGCCTGTTGTAGATGGTGATGCAGTTGTGACTTTCAATTTCCGAGCGGATCGTATGGTTATGCTTGCCAAAGCACTAGAGTATGCAGACTTTGACAAATTTGATCGTGTTCGTGTACCAAAAATCCGGTACGCTGGGATGCTTCAGTATGATGGTGAGTTGAAGCTTCCGAGCCATTACCTTGTCTCCCCACCAGAGATAGAGAGAACATCTGGTGAATACTTGGTAAAGAATGGCGTCCGCACCTTCGCTTGCAG tGAGACAGTGAAGTTTGGCCATGTCACATTTTTCTGGAACGGAAACCGATCTGGATACTTTGATGAAACTAAGGAAGAGTACGTTGAAATTCCTAGTGATATTGGAATCACATTCAATGTTAAACCCAACATGAAGGCACTTGAAATTGCAGAGAAAGCCAGGGATGCCATTCTTAGTGGAAAGTTTGATCAG GTACGTGTCAACCTGCCGAATGGTGACATGGTTGGTCACACTGGTGATATTGAAGCCACGGTAGTTGCTTGCAAGGCAGCTGACGAAGCCGTTAAG ATTATTTTGGACGCGATTGAACAAGTCGGTGGTATTTATCTTGTCACCGCTGATCATGGAAATGCTGAGGATATGGTGAAAAGAAACAAATCTGGCCAGCCACTTCTCGACAAGAACGGTGGTATCCAGATTCTTACCTCACATACTCTTCAGCCG GTCCCGGTTGCTATTGGAGGTCCCGGTCTTCACCCTGGTGTGAAATTCCGGTCTGACATTCAGACCCCTGGGCTCGCCAATGTTGCTGCAACCGTAATGAACTTCCATGGTTTCGAGGCTCCTGCTGACTACGAACCAACCCTCATTGAAGTTGTGGACAACTAA
- the LOC9270853 gene encoding protein LURP-one-related 8, translating to MAKVHPNVVPVAAAAGPAGGERRGEEEEEAAALTVWRKSLLFNCKGFTVFDAKGNLAYRVDSYDTESGDEVVLMDAAGAPAFTVRRKRQLSLQGEQWLVFAGEADGRRPPVYAVRRTGRGGGKSLARVTPCAGAAAAGASAAYEVEGSYARRCCVVYDGERRAVAEVRPKEAVGTDVFRLVVQPGVGVSLAMAVVVALDQMFGRPSLLRSWSS from the coding sequence atggcGAAGGTACATCCTAACGTGGtgcccgtggcggcggcggcagggccggccggcggcgagcggcggggggaggaggaggaggaggcggcggcgctgacggTGTGGCGGAAGTCGCTGCTGTTCAACTGCAAGGGGTTCACGGTGTTCGACGCCAAGGGGAACCTGGCGTACCGCGTCGACAGCTACGACACGGAGAGCGGCGACGAGGTCGTCCTcatggacgccgccggcgccccggCCTTCACCGTCCGCAGGAAGAGGCAGCTCAGCCTGCAGGGGGAGCAGTGGCTCGTGttcgccggcgaggcggacggCCGGCGGCCGCCCGTGTACGCGGTCAGGCGgacgggccgcggcggcggcaagtcgCTGGCGCGCGTGACGCCGTGcgcgggcgcggccgcggccggcgcgTCGGCGGCGTACGAGGTGGAGGGATCGTACGCGCGGCGGTGCTGCGTGGTGTACGACGGCGagaggcgggcggtggcggaggtccGGCCCAAGGAGGCGGTCGGCACTGACGTGTTCCGGCTTGTTGTGCAGCCCGGCGTCGGCGTGTCGCTCGCCATGGCCGTCGTGGTGGCGCTCGACCAGATGTTCGGGAGGCCGTCTCTCCTGAGGAGCTGGTCCTCGTAG
- the LOC4327493 gene encoding 2,3-bisphosphoglycerate-independent phosphoglycerate mutase isoform X1, with product MASSGFSWTLPDHPKLPKGKTVALVVLDGWGEANADKYNCIHVAQTPVMDSLKNGAPERWRLVKAHGTAVGLPSEDDMGNSEVGHNALGAGRIFAQGAKLVDLALASGKIYDGEGFNYIKECFDKGTLHLIGLLSDGGVHSRLDQVQLLLKGASERGAKRIRVHILTDGRDVLDGSSVGFVETLESDLSQLRDKGIDARIASGGGRMYVTMDRYENDWDVVKRGWDAQVLGEAPYKFQNAVEAVKTLRAETKASDQYLPPFVIVDESGKSVGPVVDGDAVVTFNFRADRMVMLAKALEYADFDKFDRVRVPKIRYAGMLQYDGELKLPSHYLVSPPEIERTSGEYLVKNGVRTFACRQTVKFGHVTFFWNGNRSGYFDETKEEYVEIPSDIGITFNVKPNMKALEIAEKARDAILSGKFDQVRVNLPNGDMVGHTGDIEATVVACKAADEAVKIILDAIEQVGGIYLVTADHGNAEDMVKRNKSGQPLLDKNGGIQILTSHTLQPVPVAIGGPGLHPGVKFRSDIQTPGLANVAATVMNFHGFEAPADYEPTLIEVVDN from the exons ATGGCGAGCTCCGGTTTCTCATGGACGCTGCCCGACCACCCCAAGCTCCCCAAGGGGAAGACGGTAGCCCTCGTCGTGCTTGACGGATGGGGCGAGGCCAACGCCGACAAGTACAACTGCATCCATGTCGCCCAGACGCCCGTCATGGATTCGCTCAAGAAT GGTGCTCCCGAGAGGTGGAGATTAGTGAAGGCTCATGGAACAGCTGTTGGTCTTCCTAGCGAAGATGACATGGGCAACAGCGAAGTGGGTCACAATGCTCTTGGTGCTGGTCGCATTTTTGCTCAGGG TGCTAAGCTTGTGGACCTTGCTCTTGCCTCTGGGAAAATTTATGATGGAGAGGGGTTCAATTACATCAAAGAATGTTTTGACAAGGGTACCCTGCACCTTATTGGTTTGTTGAGTGATGGAGGCGTTCACTCCCGTCTTGATCAAGTGCAG CTGCTTCTGAAAGGTGCCAGTGAGAGGGGAGCAAAAAGAATTCGTGTTCACATTCTTACTGATGGACGCGATGTTTTGGATGGCAGCAGTGTTGGTTTTGTAGAGACACTAGAGAGTGATCTTTCTCAGCTTCGTGACAAGGGTATTGATGCACGGATTGCATCTGGTGGTGGAAGGATGTATGTTACCATGGACCGCTATGAG AATGACTGGGATGTGGTCAAACGTGGGTGGGATGCCCAGGTGCTTGGCGAAGCACCCTACAAATTCCAAAATGCAGTCGAAGCAGTGAAAACTCTAAGAGCAGAGACCAAGGCTAGTGATCAGTATTTGCCTCCATTTGTGATCGTGGATGAGAGTGGCAAATCTGTTGGGCCTGTTGTAGATGGTGATGCAGTTGTGACTTTCAATTTCCGAGCGGATCGTATGGTTATGCTTGCCAAAGCACTAGAGTATGCAGACTTTGACAAATTTGATCGTGTTCGTGTACCAAAAATCCGGTACGCTGGGATGCTTCAGTATGATGGTGAGTTGAAGCTTCCGAGCCATTACCTTGTCTCCCCACCAGAGATAGAGAGAACATCTGGTGAATACTTGGTAAAGAATGGCGTCCGCACCTTCGCTTGCAGGCAA ACAGTGAAGTTTGGCCATGTCACATTTTTCTGGAACGGAAACCGATCTGGATACTTTGATGAAACTAAGGAAGAGTACGTTGAAATTCCTAGTGATATTGGAATCACATTCAATGTTAAACCCAACATGAAGGCACTTGAAATTGCAGAGAAAGCCAGGGATGCCATTCTTAGTGGAAAGTTTGATCAG GTACGTGTCAACCTGCCGAATGGTGACATGGTTGGTCACACTGGTGATATTGAAGCCACGGTAGTTGCTTGCAAGGCAGCTGACGAAGCCGTTAAG ATTATTTTGGACGCGATTGAACAAGTCGGTGGTATTTATCTTGTCACCGCTGATCATGGAAATGCTGAGGATATGGTGAAAAGAAACAAATCTGGCCAGCCACTTCTCGACAAGAACGGTGGTATCCAGATTCTTACCTCACATACTCTTCAGCCG GTCCCGGTTGCTATTGGAGGTCCCGGTCTTCACCCTGGTGTGAAATTCCGGTCTGACATTCAGACCCCTGGGCTCGCCAATGTTGCTGCAACCGTAATGAACTTCCATGGTTTCGAGGCTCCTGCTGACTACGAACCAACCCTCATTGAAGTTGTGGACAACTAA
- the LOC4327494 gene encoding uncharacterized protein — protein sequence MEARRVSANPRPSCVRRVLARKRRRPEATANSARKLQRREISALPCRAFSASTTRERFRNIQLQEEFDTHDPKEMGSLLPYLMKRSEIIEIVGASDIIFALSQSGVCAAFSRVSNQRICFLNGRPDEVIRSLFYNKNNDSLITVSVYGSENFSALRCRTTRIEYIRRGKPDAGFPLFETESLKWPGFVEFDDVNGKVLTYSAQDSTYKVFDLKNYTLLYTISDKNVQEIKISPGIMLLIYSRKKGCIPLDILSIEDGKRLKSFKHLLHRNKKVDFIEQFNEKLLIKQEGENLQILDVRNFQSIEVSRSEFVTPSAFIFLYEMQLFLTFRSRSVSVWNFRGELVTSFEDHMLWHPDCNTNSIYITSNQDLIISYCKADPNDPSSEENACSINISEILTGKCLAKIKAGNLNKQRVSKFQSTPSEALGDITALYYDEEREEIYTGNRLGLVHVWSN from the exons ATGGAGGCGAGGCGGGTCTCCGCGAACCCTCGGCCGTCCTGCGTGCGGAGGGTGCTCGCGCGGAAGCGGCGGAGGCccgaggcgacggcgaacagcGCGCGGAAGCTGCAGCGGCGGGAGATCTCCGCGCTGCCGTGCCGCGCGTTCTCCGCGAGCACCACGCGGGAGCGGTTCCGCAACATCCAGCTCCAG GAAGAGTTTGATACTCATGATCCCAAGGAGATGGGTTCACTACTACCTTACTTGATGAAAAGGTCTGAGATTATTGAGATAGTTGGAGCCAGTGATATCATCTTTGCTTTATCACAGTCAGGAGTATGTGCTGCATTCAGCAGAG TCTCAAACCAGCGGATTTGCTTTCTGAATGGAAGACCAGATGAAGTCATTCGCAGTTTGTTTTACAACAAGAACAATGACTCACTCATTACTGTATCAGTTTATGGTTCTGAAAACTTCAGTGCCTTAAGATGCAGGACAACTCGAATAGA GTATATACGACGGGGGAAGCCAGATGCTGGTTTCCCTCTTTTCGAGACAGAGTCCTTGAAATGGCCAGGTTTTGTGGAATTTGATGATGTTAACGGGAAGGTGCTGACTTATTCTGCCCAAGACAG TACTTACAAGGTGTTTGACTTGAAAAACTACACTTTGTTGTATACAATATCTGATAAGAATGTTCAAGAAATAAAGATCAG CCCTGGCATAATGCTATTGATATACTCAAGAAAAAAGGGCTGTATTCCCCTTGACATTCTTTCTATTGAAGATGGTAAACGCTTGAAGTCATTCAAACACCTTCTTCATCGCAATAAAAAAGTTGATTTCATTGAGCAATTCAATGAAAAACTTCTGATCAAACAGGAAGGGGAGAACCTTCAAATTCTTGAT GTAAGAAACTTCCAATCAATTGAAGTAAGCAGAAGTGAATTTGTGACTCCTTCTGCGTTTATCTTTCTGTATGAGATGCAGCTGTTCCTGACCTTCCGTAGTAGATCAGTATCCGTTTGGAATTTCCGTGGTGAATTAGTCACATCTTTTGAGGACCATATGTTGTGGCACCCTGATTGCAATACCAACAGTATTTACATCACCAGCAACCAAGATCTTATTATTTCTTACTGCAAGGCTGATCCAAATGATCCTTCTTCAGAAGAAAATG CTTGCTCCATAAATATCAGTGAGATCTTAACCGGAAAATGCTTGGCCAAAATAAAGGCAGGGAACCTTAACAAGCAAAGGGTGTCTAAGTTCCAAAGTACACCTTCCGAGGCACTGGGGGACATCACAGCTCTGTACTACGATGAAGAGCGTGAGGAGATATACACCGGCAACCGACTAGGCCTTGTCCATGTGTGGTCAAATTGA